GCTTTCCGTATCTTCCGTGAAGCTCTCGAGAGCAAATACGGCAGAGAAGCAGCACGCAAGCGTATCTACGCAACAACGGACCAAGCAAAAGGCGCCCTGAAGAAGCTGTCGAGCGAAGAAGGTTACGAGTCGTTTGTTATCCCTGACGATGTCGGCGGCCGTTATTCCGTCCTGACAGCGGTAGGCCTTCTGCCAATCGCCGTTGCAGGTGTGGACATCGACTCCATGATGCAAGGTGCGGCAGACGCATCGAAAGAATACAGCAACCCGAACCTCGGGGAAAACGAAGCTTATCAATACGCTGCAGCGCGTAACGCGTTGTACCGCAAAGGCAAAGTAACGGAAATCCTCGTTAACTACGAGCCTAACCTTCACTTTGTATCCGAGTGGTGGAAACAGCTCTTCGGCGAAAGCGAAGGCAAAGACTACAAAGGGATCTATCCGGCATCCGTTGATTTCTCGACAGACCTGCACTCGATGGGTCAGTTCATTCAAGAGGGCAACCGCAACATCTTCGAAACGGTTATCCAAGTAAACGAAGTTGCCGAGCACCTCACAATCGGCAATGATCCAGCGGACCTCGACGGATTGAACTTCCTGACAGGCAAAACGATGGACTTCGTTAACAAAAAAGCATTCCAAGGTACGCTTCTGGCTCATACGGACGGACAAGTACCTAACTTTATCGTGAACATCGCCGACATGACGCCTTATACGTTTGGTTACATGGTTTACTTCTTCGAGAAAGCTTGCGGCATCAGCGGCTACCTGTCGGGCGTCAATCCGTTCGACCAACCGGGCGTAGAGGCGTACAAACGCAACATGTTCGCGCTGCTTGGCAAACCAGGCTACGAGAAAGAAAAGGCTGAGCTCGAAGCTCGTCTGTAATGCTGGAGCGTTATTCTACGGTTAGAGGTCCGGGCAGCGAAGAGGTCGTTATCAAGAAGTCCCGTTTTATCGGCTACGCAAAGCCGGTGGAGACGGAGGAGGAAGCTGTTTCGTTCATTGAAGAGATCAAACGGCTCCACCGGACGGCAACTCATAACTGCTCGGCTTATGTAGTCGGGGAACGCGATCAACATCAGAAAGCCTCCGATGACGGTG
This region of Paenibacillus sp. JDR-2 genomic DNA includes:
- a CDS encoding glucose-6-phosphate isomerase; the protein is MSKTVKFDYTKALGFIGQHEIDNLSEQVRIAHEQLHNGTGAGSDYLGWIDLPNNYDKEEFARIKQSAEKIKSDSEVLVVIGIGGSYLGARAAIEMLSNSFYNLQTKEQRKTPQVLFAGNNISSTYVTHLLQLLDGRDWSINVISKSGTTTEPAIAFRIFREALESKYGREAARKRIYATTDQAKGALKKLSSEEGYESFVIPDDVGGRYSVLTAVGLLPIAVAGVDIDSMMQGAADASKEYSNPNLGENEAYQYAAARNALYRKGKVTEILVNYEPNLHFVSEWWKQLFGESEGKDYKGIYPASVDFSTDLHSMGQFIQEGNRNIFETVIQVNEVAEHLTIGNDPADLDGLNFLTGKTMDFVNKKAFQGTLLAHTDGQVPNFIVNIADMTPYTFGYMVYFFEKACGISGYLSGVNPFDQPGVEAYKRNMFALLGKPGYEKEKAELEARL